Within Conexibacter woesei DSM 14684, the genomic segment CGACTACCTGATCCCGCTCGGCGGGACGATCGGCTTGAGGGCGAACGGCGCGGTCTCCAACCTGATGGCGACGCCGAACGGCGTCAGCCGCATGCGTCACGAGCTGCGCAACGGCGGCTACGACGTCGTCCACCTGCACGAGCCGATCGTGCCGAGACTCGGCTGGGACGCCTGCGTGAGCGCGAACGCGCCGCTCGTCGGCACGTTCCACGCCTACTCGACCAACCGCATCACGAACAACATGGCCAACGTGATGGGCGCGCGGCGGATGCTCAACCACCTGCACGTGCGGGTCGCGGTGTCGGAAGCCGCCGCCTGGACGGCGCAGCGGTTCTTCGGCGGCCGCTACCGGATCATCCCCAACGGCGTCGCGGTCCCCGACCTCGGCACGCCGAAGGAGCCGTCCGACAGGCTCCGGGTGGCGTTCGTCGGCCAGGCGGTCGAGCGCAAGGGCCTGCCGATCCTGCTGCGCGCGTTCGAGGCGCTGCGCGAGCACATCCCGGTCGAGCTGACGATCGTCGGCGCCAACCGCGAGGAGGTCGAGCCGCTGCTGCTCGACGACCGCGGCATCACCGTCCTCGGCCGCGTCGACGACGACGAGAAGCGCCGCGTGCTGGAGCGCGCCGACGTGCTGTGCGCGCCGTCGCTCGGCGGCGAGAGCTTCGGGATGGTGCTGACGGAGGCGTTCGCCGCCGGCACGCCGGTCGTCGCCTCCGACATCGCCGGCTACCGCGACGTCGTGCGCGACGGCACCGACGGCGTGCTCGTGCCGCGCGGTGACGCGACCGCGCTCGCCGAGACGCTGCGAGACCTGTGGCTGGAGCCGCGCAGACGCGCGGCGATGGGCGTCGCCGCGGCCGCGCACGCGCAGCGGTTCGCCTGGCCGCGCGTCTCCGCGGAGGTCATCGACGCCTACCAGGACGCGATCGAGACGCCCTCGCCGCGCACCACCGCGGAGCGGATCGGCGTGCGCGTCGGCACCGTTCCCGCCGACCTCAAGCCGAAGGTGCGCGCCCAACGGCTCGCGAGCATCGAGCCGCCGCCGGTCGCCGGTACGCGTCGCCCTGCGATCGCGCTGCTGCGGCGCGTCGTGATGGCGCTGCTCGCGCTCGCCGTCGTCGCCGGCTCCGTGCTCGCGTTCAGACGCATCGGCGTCGACCGCGTCGTCAACGCGCTGCTCGACTCCAGCCCCGCATGGGTGCTCGTCGGCCTCGGGATCATGTGCGCCTCGATGGCGGTGCGTGCCGTCGCGTGGAGAGCGATCCTCGAGGCGGCGCTGCCGAACGGCCGCGTCCGATTGCGCGACGCGATGCAGGGCACGTTCATCGGCGTGCTGATGTCGGCGACGCTGCCGGCACGCCTCGGCGAGCCGTCGCGTGCGCTGATCGTCGCGCGCCGCACGGGGCGCCCGCGCGAGCACTTCCCGATCGTGCTCGGCACGATCGTCTCCCAGACGCTGCTCAACATCGTCGCGCTGGTGCTGCTCGGGATCGTGACGTTCTCGTCGGTGAGCATCTTCAGCGGCCACCAGGACGCGCTGCTGTTCGCGACGATCGCGCCGCTCGTGCTGCTCGCGATCGTGCTGATCGCGCCGCCGCTGCTGAGCGCCGGGCGCCACACGCGCTTCACCAAGCTGCAGGAGCTGACCGGGCAGGCGCGGCGCGCGCTCGGCCGTGTGCGCGACGGCCTGATGGTCTTCCGCAACCCGCGCCTCGGCGCGACGGCGCTGTTCGCGCAGCTCGGCGCGTGGGTGCTGCAGTGGATCTCCTGCTACGTCCTGCTCGTCGCGTTCGGCCTCGACGACAAGGCCGACCTGACCGCCGCGGCCGCCGTCCTCTTCGCCGTCAACGTGACGGCCGTGCTGCCGGCGACGCCCTCGAACCTCGGCATCTTCCAGGCGGCGTGCGTCGTCGTCCTGCACAAGGGCTACGGCGTCTCGCAGGCCGACGCGCTCGGCTACGGCATCGTGCTGCAGGCGGTCGAGATCGCGACGGCGGTGCTGATGGGCATGCCCGCGCTGCTGAAGGAGGGGCTGTCGTGGAAGGACGTGCGGCTCCGCGCGATGCAGACCTCGCCCGTCAAGCTGCGCGCCCACCCGCGCCAGCGCCACGCCGGCGGCGCGGCGCAGAGCGAAGCCTGACGCCGCCGAGCCGGCCCGCTATTTGACGACGAGCGCGAGCACGGCGCCGACGATCACGATGCTCTGCGCGGAGTGGATCGCGATGCCCATCAGCGCACTCTCGTAGCGGCGCGACGGCCAGGCGAACAGCAGACCGGCGACGATCGCACTCGGGATCGCCCACGGCATGTGGAGGTGGTAGAGCCCCGTCAGGACGCCGTTGGCGACCCAGTCGCGTCTGCCGAACGCGCCCTGCATCCGCGGCAGCAGCAGGCCGCGGAACATCAGCTCCTCGCCGAGCACGGTGTTGAACAGCGCGAGCAGCGCGACGAGCGCGAACCAGCCCCAGGCGCCCGCGAACAGGCGCTCGGCCGCGTCGGTGCCGAGGAACGCGCCGAGGTCGCGCTCGTCCGGCGCGGGGAAGTCGATCGGCAGCTCCTGCAGCAGCGCGAACGCGAGCGCGAAGGCGAGCGCCCACGCCCACAGGCGCCCGCCGGTCTGCCCGGTCGCCTCGTCGTGCGGCGAGCGCAGCCACAGCGCCTGCCGCACCCGCGACCAGCGCAGCGTCCCCTGCTCGCGGCGGACGAGCAGCACGACGAGCGCGAACTGCCACACCAGGCCCGCGGTCAGGCAGACGATCAGCGCCTTCGCGAGCGGCACCTCGCCGCCGAGCCGGTCCTCCAGCAGCGGCGTCAGCACCCACGCCGCCACGCCCATCGGCACCGCGGCGGCGGCCCACACCGCGAGGATCCGTGCGAGCGACCATTGCGGGATTGCGGCGCGTCCGTCGGACATCCGATCACCTCTCGTCGTGATGGCGCGCCATGCGGCGCCTCGAGGGCGACGACGCTACGGCCGCGCCGCCGCGCCATCGTCCTCATCGCGAGCGATTCCGACGGTCATCCCGCGGGATGACGACAGCGCGCAGGCGCGGCGGTACGGTGGGCGCGATGAGCACCGCCGTCAACGACTCGCGCGTCGCCGGAGCGCGGCGCGCCGACGCCGGGCTCGCGGCGGCCGCCGCGGCGGCAGTGTTCGCCGACGCGCTCGCCGACGGCGGCGAGGGCGGCTGGGGGCTGATGCTGCTCACGTCGGTCGCGATGTGCGCGCCGCTGGCGTGGCGCCGGACCGAGCCCGTCGCCGCGCTCGTCGGCGTGATGCTCGGCGCGCTGCTCCACACCGCGCTCGGCACCGCGGTGCCGGACTCGGCGCTCGCGTTCCTCGTCGCGCTGTTCGCCTGCTACTCGGTCGCCGCGCACGCGCCGCTGACGGGCGCGCTCGCAGGCCTCGCGGTCGCCGTCGCCGGCTCGGCCGCGGTCGTCCGCGTCGCCGACGCCGCGGCGCCGGTCAGCGACTTCCTCGCGCCGGCGCTGTTCTTCCCGCTCGTGTGGGGGCTCGGCCGGGTCGTCCACGGCCGCGTCGTGCAGACGCTCCAGCTGCGGCGCAGCGCGCAGCGGCTGGAGGCCGAGCGCGACGAGCGCGCTCGGGCGGCCGTCGCGGCCGAACGGGCGCGGATCGCACGCGAGCTGCACGACATCGTCGCCCACGGCGTCAGCGTGATGGTCGTCCAGTCGGGTGCCGCGCGGCGGCTGCTGGAGTCCGACCCGGCGACGGCGCGGCGGGCGCTGGAGCACGTCGAGGCGACCGGCCGCGACGCGCTCGCCGAGATGCGGCGGATGCTCGGCGTCCTGCGGCGCGCCGACGACGACCTCGCGCTGACGCCGCAACCGCGCCTGGACCAGCTCGACGTGCTCGTGCGCCGCACGCGCGACGCCGGGCTGCCCGTCGACGTGCGCGTCGAAGGCGACCGCACCGAGCTGACCGCGGGCGTCGACCTCGTCGCCTATCGCGTGGTGCAGGAGGCGCTGACGAACGTGCTCAAGCACGCTCGTGCGACGCGCGCGGTCGTCGAGCTGCGCTACGGCGCGACCGCGCTGGCGCTGGAGATCTCCGACGACGGTAGGCCCGGCGGCACGCCGCCGGCCGCCGCTGCGGGCGATGGTCACGGGCTCGTCGGGATGCGCGAGCGGGTGACGCTCTACGGCGGCCGCGTCGAGGCGGCCGCCGGTGCCGGCGGCGGCTTCCGCGTCAGCGCGCTGCTGCCGTACGACGCGGGCGGGTCCCCGTGACGATTCGCGTCGTCGTCGCCGACGACCACGAGCTGGTGCGGACCGGCTTCAAGCTGATCCTCGAGGCCGAGCCCGACGTCGCGGTCGTGGGGGAGGCGCGCGACGGCGCCGAAGCCGTCGAGCTGGTCGCGCGGGAGCGCCCCGACGTCGTGCTGATGGACATCCGCATGCCGCGGCTCGACGGGATCGAGGCGACCCGCCGGGTCGCCGGCGAGGCTGTCCGTGTGCTCGTGCTGACGACGTTCGACCTCGACGAGTACGTCTACGCGGCGCTGCGCGCCGGCGCCTCCGGCTTCCTGCTGAAGGACACGCCCGCGGAGCAGCTCGTCGCCGGCGTGCGCGTCGTCGCCGCGGGCGACGCGCTGCTGTCGCCCTCGGTCACGCGGCGCGTGATCGAGCAGTTCGCGCGCCCTGCTGGGTCGCTGGTCGGCGCCGGCAGTGTCGGCGCCGCGCGCCCGCCCGCGCTCGACGAGCTGACCGAGCGCGAGCTGGAGGTGCTGGAGCTGATCGCCTGCGGGCTCTCGAACGCGGAGATCGCGGAGCGCCTGGTCGTCGCCCAGACGACGGTCAAGACGCACGTCGCGCGGGTGCTGATGAAGCTCGGGCTGCGCGACCGCGTGCAGGCGGTCGTGCTGGCGTACGAGGCCGGCGTGGTCAGCCCGGGCGCGCCGTTGCCGCCCGGCTGACCGTCCCGCGAGGGGCGCGCTCCGCTAGGAGCGCGCGGCGGCGTCCGGCGCCGCCTCTTCCTCGACCGCGCCGTCGCGCGGGTCGCTCTCCAGCGAACCGGCGTCGAGCAGGCCGGGATCGCGGTCGGAGCCGGCGATGATGTCGTCCGGCGCCTTCTCCTTCGGCAGGAAGCCGCTTCTCATGCCGAAGTAGACGGCCTGCGGGTGATGCGCGACGATCGCGACCGTCGACTGCTCCGGCTCGACCGCGTAGCCGCCGGAGAGGCGCATGCCGATCGACTGCGCGTCGAGCAGGTCGAAGACCTTCTCGTGCTCGGACTGGTCCGGGCACGCGGGATACCCCCACGAGTAGCGGCGGCCCTCGTCGAGGTCGATGCCGAGGTCGGTGCGGACCTTCGCGTGCAGCCACTCGGCCATGCCCTCGGCCGTCTGCACGCCGAGGCCGTGGACGAACAGCTGCTCGGCGAACTCGCCGTCTCTCTCCAGCTGCGCCATCAGCTCGGTCACCTGGTCGCCGGCGGTCACGACCTGCAGCGCGACGACGTCGCGCTCGCCGCTGTCCAGCGGGCGGTAGAGGTCCGCGAGGCAGATGCGGTCGTGCTTGGGCTGGCGCGGGAAGACGAGCCGGTGCAGCTCTCTGTCGGGGTTCTCGGGATCGAAGACGATCACCTCGTTCCCCTCGCTGTTGCAGGGGAAGTAGCCGAGCTTCGCGCGCGGGTGCAGGTAGTCCTGCTCGCGCCACATCCGCTCCAGGCGCGGCTGGAAGTTGTCCCGCAGCAGCTCGGTCCAAGCGTCGCCCTTGACGCCGCGCCCGCCCCAGTGGAGCTTGAAGAGGACGTGCGTATCGAGGTGGTGCCAGACCTCGTCGAGCGGCACGTCGACCTCGCGCACGCCCCACCACGGCGGCGTCGGGACCGGGTTGTCGGTCAGCGCGGCGGAGCGGACGGAGTCGTCGGTGACGGGCGGGCCGTCGTCCACGACGACGACCTTCTCGCGCAGTCTCTTGGCGGCCACGCGCGTCTTCTCGACCAGCGCCGAGCGGGCCTCGTCGTCGACGATCTCGTCCATCTTCGCGAGACCCTCGAACGCGTCCTTGCAGTAGAAGACGCCGGGCTCGTAGACGTCGTCGGACTCTCTGCCGTGCGGGTAGAGGATCCGCAGGCCGAAGTCGCGGTTGATCGCGGCGCCGCCGATCAGGACGGGGTACGGCAGCTCGCGCTGGTGCAGCTCCTGGACGGCGAGCGGCATCTGCTTCGACGTCGAGACGAGCAGTGCGGAGAGGCCGATCGCGTTCGCTCTGTGCTCCTGCGCGGCGTCGAGGATCGTCGAGACCGGCACCTGCTTGCCGAGGTCGACGACCGTGTAGCCGTTGTTCGTCAGGATCGTGTTGACGAGCGACTTGCCGATGTCGTGGACGTCGCCGAAGACGGTCGCGAGCACGACCGTGCCCTTCGTGTAGCCCTCGAGCCGGTCGAGGTAGTTCTCCAGCCGCGCGACGGCCTTCTTCATCACCTCGGCGCTCTGCAGCACGAAGGGGAGGATCAGCTCGCCGGCGCCGAACTTGTCGCCGACCTCCTTCATCGCGGGCAGCAGCACGTCGTTGAGCGTGGGGACCGCGCCGATCTTCTCGACGGAGCGGTCGATCCAGTCCTCGACGCCGTCCTTCTTGCGGCGCAGGATGTGGAAGTGGAGCGCCTCCTCGGGCTCCATCCCGGCGGTCGGGTCGGCCGACTCGTCCTCGGCCGACTCGCCCTTCTCCTCGAAGTGCTCGATGAAGCGCTGGGTCGCGTCGTCGCGGCGGTTGAAGACGAGGTCGTCGGCCAGCTCGCGCTCGTTCCCGGGGATCTCCGAGTAGGGCGTGACGTCCTTCGGGTGCACCATCGCGAGGTCGAGGCCGGCCTCGACGCAGTGGTGCAGGAAGACGGAGTTGAGGACCTCGCGCGCCGCTCTGCCGAAGCCGAACGAGACGTTCGAGACGCCGAGCGAAGTCAGCACGCCGGGAAGCTCGGCCTTGATCAGGCGGATGCCCTCGATCGTCTCGACCGCGGACGTCTTGAACTCGTCTGAGCCGGTCGCGAGCGTGAACGTGAGCGCGTCGAAGATCAGCAGCTCCGGCGCCATGCCGTGCTCGTCGCAGACATAGCCGTGGATGCGCTTGGCGACGTCGAGCTTGCGCTGCGCCGTCTTCGCCATCGACTCCTCGTCGATCGTCAGCGCGATCAGCGCGGCGCCGTGCTGGAGGCAGATCGGGACGACGCGGTCGAGCTTGTCGCGGCCGGCCTCGAGGTTGACGGAGTTGACGATCGCGCGGCCGGGGATCTGCTCCAGCGCCGCCTCCATAACCTCCGGCTCGGTCGAGTCGACCTGGATCGGGGCGGGAAGCGAGAGCGAGACGCGCTTGGCCAGCGTGCGCATCTGGACGTCTTCGTCCTGGCGCTCGGTCAGCGCGACGCAGAGGTCGAGCACGTGGGCGCCGAGCTCGACCTGGTTCTCGGCGATCTGCAGCAGGCCGTCGTAGTCGTCGGCGAGCAGCAGCTCCTTCGCCTTGCGCGAGCCCTGCGAGTTGACGCGCTCGCCGACGATCGTCGGGCGCGGCTCCTGCGCCAGCGGCGTCGCGGCGATCATCGAGGAGACGTGCGGAATGGGCGCGGCCGGCCGGGGCGC encodes:
- a CDS encoding flippase-like domain-containing protein, coding for MRIALVSPYSWTYPGGVTRHIEALAESFLTDGHDVRVLAPFDPDDRRTRLLHRGAAPQRREVPDYLIPLGGTIGLRANGAVSNLMATPNGVSRMRHELRNGGYDVVHLHEPIVPRLGWDACVSANAPLVGTFHAYSTNRITNNMANVMGARRMLNHLHVRVAVSEAAAWTAQRFFGGRYRIIPNGVAVPDLGTPKEPSDRLRVAFVGQAVERKGLPILLRAFEALREHIPVELTIVGANREEVEPLLLDDRGITVLGRVDDDEKRRVLERADVLCAPSLGGESFGMVLTEAFAAGTPVVASDIAGYRDVVRDGTDGVLVPRGDATALAETLRDLWLEPRRRAAMGVAAAAHAQRFAWPRVSAEVIDAYQDAIETPSPRTTAERIGVRVGTVPADLKPKVRAQRLASIEPPPVAGTRRPAIALLRRVVMALLALAVVAGSVLAFRRIGVDRVVNALLDSSPAWVLVGLGIMCASMAVRAVAWRAILEAALPNGRVRLRDAMQGTFIGVLMSATLPARLGEPSRALIVARRTGRPREHFPIVLGTIVSQTLLNIVALVLLGIVTFSSVSIFSGHQDALLFATIAPLVLLAIVLIAPPLLSAGRHTRFTKLQELTGQARRALGRVRDGLMVFRNPRLGATALFAQLGAWVLQWISCYVLLVAFGLDDKADLTAAAAVLFAVNVTAVLPATPSNLGIFQAACVVVLHKGYGVSQADALGYGIVLQAVEIATAVLMGMPALLKEGLSWKDVRLRAMQTSPVKLRAHPRQRHAGGAAQSEA
- a CDS encoding CPBP family intramembrane glutamic endopeptidase, encoding MSDGRAAIPQWSLARILAVWAAAAVPMGVAAWVLTPLLEDRLGGEVPLAKALIVCLTAGLVWQFALVVLLVRREQGTLRWSRVRQALWLRSPHDEATGQTGGRLWAWALAFALAFALLQELPIDFPAPDERDLGAFLGTDAAERLFAGAWGWFALVALLALFNTVLGEELMFRGLLLPRMQGAFGRRDWVANGVLTGLYHLHMPWAIPSAIVAGLLFAWPSRRYESALMGIAIHSAQSIVIVGAVLALVVK
- a CDS encoding sensor histidine kinase, coding for MSTAVNDSRVAGARRADAGLAAAAAAAVFADALADGGEGGWGLMLLTSVAMCAPLAWRRTEPVAALVGVMLGALLHTALGTAVPDSALAFLVALFACYSVAAHAPLTGALAGLAVAVAGSAAVVRVADAAAPVSDFLAPALFFPLVWGLGRVVHGRVVQTLQLRRSAQRLEAERDERARAAVAAERARIARELHDIVAHGVSVMVVQSGAARRLLESDPATARRALEHVEATGRDALAEMRRMLGVLRRADDDLALTPQPRLDQLDVLVRRTRDAGLPVDVRVEGDRTELTAGVDLVAYRVVQEALTNVLKHARATRAVVELRYGATALALEISDDGRPGGTPPAAAAGDGHGLVGMRERVTLYGGRVEAAAGAGGGFRVSALLPYDAGGSP
- a CDS encoding response regulator encodes the protein MTIRVVVADDHELVRTGFKLILEAEPDVAVVGEARDGAEAVELVARERPDVVLMDIRMPRLDGIEATRRVAGEAVRVLVLTTFDLDEYVYAALRAGASGFLLKDTPAEQLVAGVRVVAAGDALLSPSVTRRVIEQFARPAGSLVGAGSVGAARPPALDELTERELEVLELIACGLSNAEIAERLVVAQTTVKTHVARVLMKLGLRDRVQAVVLAYEAGVVSPGAPLPPG
- a CDS encoding methionine synthase — its product is MRDYLDAIRSRVVVFDGGMGATLEQFELTEKDYGGLQGKCHEALILHRPDVIEGVHTTMLDAGADVVETDTFQASRLKLEEWGLGEHTLEINRRGAEIARKAAGEHRYVAGSIGPTGFLPASDDPTLGNISFRALVEVFAEQAQGLIEGGADLLMIETAQDILEVKASVFGAREAFKTTGRKIPIQVSVSLLPNGGKMLLGTDISAVLTTLTALDVDALGLNCSTGPEDMRDAIRFLGEFSPVPVHCIPNAGLPLQGPDGETIFPEKPEPLAASLTEFVERYGVSIVGGCCGTTAAHIRAIADSVKGHPVAPRPAAPIPHVSSMIAATPLAQEPRPTIVGERVNSQGSRKAKELLLADDYDGLLQIAENQVELGAHVLDLCVALTERQDEDVQMRTLAKRVSLSLPAPIQVDSTEPEVMEAALEQIPGRAIVNSVNLEAGRDKLDRVVPICLQHGAALIALTIDEESMAKTAQRKLDVAKRIHGYVCDEHGMAPELLIFDALTFTLATGSDEFKTSAVETIEGIRLIKAELPGVLTSLGVSNVSFGFGRAAREVLNSVFLHHCVEAGLDLAMVHPKDVTPYSEIPGNERELADDLVFNRRDDATQRFIEHFEEKGESAEDESADPTAGMEPEEALHFHILRRKKDGVEDWIDRSVEKIGAVPTLNDVLLPAMKEVGDKFGAGELILPFVLQSAEVMKKAVARLENYLDRLEGYTKGTVVLATVFGDVHDIGKSLVNTILTNNGYTVVDLGKQVPVSTILDAAQEHRANAIGLSALLVSTSKQMPLAVQELHQRELPYPVLIGGAAINRDFGLRILYPHGRESDDVYEPGVFYCKDAFEGLAKMDEIVDDEARSALVEKTRVAAKRLREKVVVVDDGPPVTDDSVRSAALTDNPVPTPPWWGVREVDVPLDEVWHHLDTHVLFKLHWGGRGVKGDAWTELLRDNFQPRLERMWREQDYLHPRAKLGYFPCNSEGNEVIVFDPENPDRELHRLVFPRQPKHDRICLADLYRPLDSGERDVVALQVVTAGDQVTELMAQLERDGEFAEQLFVHGLGVQTAEGMAEWLHAKVRTDLGIDLDEGRRYSWGYPACPDQSEHEKVFDLLDAQSIGMRLSGGYAVEPEQSTVAIVAHHPQAVYFGMRSGFLPKEKAPDDIIAGSDRDPGLLDAGSLESDPRDGAVEEEAAPDAAARS